The Devosia sp. 1566 sequence ATCGGGGTGATCAGCGGTGGCCGGCTCATTGCCGAAGGCACGCTTGCCGAGCTGCGCAGCCGGATCGGCGGAGCCAACCAAAGCCTCGAGGATATTTTCCTCGATCTGGTCGCGCGCAACGAACCGGATACCGCCGCTGCATGACCACAGCGCCCACATCCCTTTTCTGGTTTGCCCGCCACGAGCTCAAGCTCGCCTGGCGCGACTGGCTGGTCATGATGACCGGGGGCCAGACGGGTCGCCGGGTAGCGATTGTACTGTTCGGTATTTTTGCCGCCGTCCTCTTCCACCTCCTTGCTTATGGGCTGGTGCGCCCCTGGGTCGCGGCGGGCATCGTCCCCGACAAGCCAACGCTGGTGTTGCTGACCGGCACCGGCCTGCTGTTCTGGTCCGTCACGCTTTCCCAGGCCCTTGAGTCGATCACCCGCGTTTATTACGCGCGCTCCGACCTCGATCTGATCCTGTCCTCCCCCGCCTCCTCACGCCGCCTCTTTGCCGTTCGCACCGGCGCCGTTGCCATCACCACCGTGGCCCTCTCCGCCTTGCTCGCCAGCCCGCTCATCAACATGCTGGCCATGCTAGATGGCCCCCGCTGGCTCGCTGCCTATGGCCTTCTTCTCGCCGCGGGCGCGCTTTCCACCGCCATTGCCGTCGCCATCACCATGGCCTTGTTCCGCCTTGTGGGCGCTAAGCGAACCCGGCTGATCGCCCAGATCGTCGCCGCCATTATCGGCGCCGGCTTCATCATTGGCATCCAGGCGGTCGCGATCATTCACTACGGCAGTTTCTCGCGCTTCACCCTGTTCCAGTCTGCCGATCTGGTGAACGCCGCTCCGGCTCTCAACAGCCCCGTTTGGCTTCCCGCCCGCGCAGCCCTGGGGGACTGGGCGGCCGTGGCGCTGGCCGCAGCGATCAGCTTTGGTGCCCTCGCTGGCATGATCGCGCTTTCCGCCTCGAGCTTTGGGCGCCACGCCATTGCCGCGGCAGGTCTGGCCCATGTCCGCGCCGGCAGTGAGCCATCCCCGCCGCGTTTTCGCCCGATGACGCAAGCCCAGGCGCTGCGCCGCAAGGAATGGCGCCTTCTCAAGCGCGACCCCTGGCTCTTGTCGCAAACGCTGATGCAGATCCTTTACCTGCTGCCGCCAGCTCTTTTGCTCTGGATCAACTATGGCGACAGCGCCGGCGCCTATGTCGTGGCCGTGCCCGTTCTCGTGATGGCCGCGGGCCAGCTTGCCGGCGGGCTTGCCTGGCTCGCCATCTCGGGTGAGGACGCCCCTGACCTTGTGGCCACCGCGCCCATCGCGGCGCGCACGGTGCTGATCAGCAAGATCGAGGCCGTGCTCGCCGTCATTGCGATCATCCTCCTGCCACTGCTCGCCTTGCTGGCTTTGTCCTCGCCAGCCATGGCGGCCGTCACGGCGCTTTGCGCGGCCCTGTCCGCCGGCTCCGCCACGGCCATCCAGCTCTGGTTCCGCGTCACCGCCAAGCGCTCCATGTTCCGCCGCCGCCAGGTCGCCTCCCGCGCCGCCACCCTGTCGGAAGCCTTTGCTTCCATCATGTGGGCCGGCACGGGCGCGCTCATGGCGGCGGGCTCGCTCCTCGCAATTGGTCCCGCGCTCGTCGCCGTTTTTGTGCTGGGGCTGGCCAAGCTGCTCAGCCCCAGGCACGGCTAGTTCCTACCAGATCGCGTTATTGGTCGCCGGGTGGCCACCCGTCTTGCCATCTGGCCGGTCGAGCCCCGCAATCCGCTGCAGGTCTTCCCCGTCCAATTCGAAATCGAACACGTCGATATTGGCCCGGATGCGCTCCGGATGGGTAGACTTGGGAATGACGATAAAACCTTCCTGGATGTGCCAGCGTAAAATGGCCTGGGCTGGGCTCTTGCCGTGCTTCTCGGCAATCTCGGCGATTGTGGGGTTCTTGAGCGCCGCCCCGCTGCCCAGCGGGCTATAGCTCTCGATCGCAATGCGGTTCTTCACATGGAAATCCAGTACGTCGCGCTGCTGGTACTCGGGATGCACCTCGATCTGGTTGACCGCCGGGGTCACGCCCGTTTCCCCGATGATCCGCTCCAGATGCTCGGGCAGGAAGTTGGAAACCCCGATGCTCTTGATCAGGCCTTCTTTTTGCAGCTGCACAAAGGCCTTCCAGGCTTCGGGATACTTGTCCTGCCCCGGTACCGGCCAGTGGATCAAAAACAGATCGAGATAATCGAGCCCGAGCTTTTCGAGAGACC is a genomic window containing:
- a CDS encoding permease, whose product is MTTAPTSLFWFARHELKLAWRDWLVMMTGGQTGRRVAIVLFGIFAAVLFHLLAYGLVRPWVAAGIVPDKPTLVLLTGTGLLFWSVTLSQALESITRVYYARSDLDLILSSPASSRRLFAVRTGAVAITTVALSALLASPLINMLAMLDGPRWLAAYGLLLAAGALSTAIAVAITMALFRLVGAKRTRLIAQIVAAIIGAGFIIGIQAVAIIHYGSFSRFTLFQSADLVNAAPALNSPVWLPARAALGDWAAVALAAAISFGALAGMIALSASSFGRHAIAAAGLAHVRAGSEPSPPRFRPMTQAQALRRKEWRLLKRDPWLLSQTLMQILYLLPPALLLWINYGDSAGAYVVAVPVLVMAAGQLAGGLAWLAISGEDAPDLVATAPIAARTVLISKIEAVLAVIAIILLPLLALLALSSPAMAAVTALCAALSAGSATAIQLWFRVTAKRSMFRRRQVASRAATLSEAFASIMWAGTGALMAAGSLLAIGPALVAVFVLGLAKLLSPRHG
- a CDS encoding aldo/keto reductase yields the protein MAGVPNVPLNDGNSIPQLGFGVWQVPNNEVQAAVSEALQAGYRSIDTAQGYNNEEGVGRAIKDSGIGREELFITSKLRTRDQAYDKAIKSFHGSLEKLGLDYLDLFLIHWPVPGQDKYPEAWKAFVQLQKEGLIKSIGVSNFLPEHLERIIGETGVTPAVNQIEVHPEYQQRDVLDFHVKNRIAIESYSPLGSGAALKNPTIAEIAEKHGKSPAQAILRWHIQEGFIVIPKSTHPERIRANIDVFDFELDGEDLQRIAGLDRPDGKTGGHPATNNAIW